The nucleotide sequence ACGTGCGGTTTCCTGATTTCCCTGTTGCTTCCGACAGGCAATGGCTATGCCAAAGAAGAGGAGGATTTTCTGCCTGGGAGTGTGAAGCACGTGGAGCCCACGAGGGCACCATCCTTTACGATGGCCAGAGGGAGCGTTTTCCGGAGAGCCAATCAGTACAGAGCAGAAAGGCCGCAGGGGAGCCAGGCAGGGAAGAGAGTTTGCAAGAAGCCCTACAAATGCTCCAACTACGGGAAGGCCTTCGTCTGGAGGAAATACTTCCTCGCCCAGGAGCGAGGCCACGCGGGAGAGAAACCGTACGCGTGCTCGCATTGCGGGAAAACCTTCAACGGCCGCTCGTACCTCCTCGCTCAcgagagaacccacacaggggagaagccccacAAGTGCTCGctctgcgggaagagcttcaatGTTAGGTCCTACCTCATCGCTCACTGGAgaacccacacgggggagaagccccaCATTTGCTCGTTCTGCGGAAAGCGCTTTAGCGGGAGGTCCAACCTCAACCGGCACCAGAGGagccacacgggggagaagccttACACCTGCTCCGCGTGCGGCAGGGGCTTCAGCCACAAAGCGCACATGATCCGCCACGagaggatccacacgggcgagaagccctacaagtgctcgCGGTGCccaaagagcttcagccagagctcCACCCTCATCTCCCACGAGAGGACGCACacggagaagccctacaagtgctccCACTGCGAGAAGAGCTTCGGCCAGAGCGCCAAGCTGGCCGCGCACGAGAGGAGCCACACGGGCGAAAAGCCGTACGAGTGCCCGGCTTGCGGGAAGGGCTTCAACCACCGCTCGGACTACGTCATCCACGAGAGGACCCACACGGGCGACAAGCCATACGCCTGCGCCATCTGCGGGAAAGGGTTCAGCGGGAGGTCCAACCTTACCAGGCACGAGAGGagccacaccggggagaagccgtacCTCTGTTCGGTGTGCGGGAAGGGCTTCTGCCACAAGGCCCACCTCCTCCGCCACGAGAAGATCCACACGGGGGAAAAGCCCTACAAGTGCCCCAGCTGCGGCGAGAGCTTCAAGCACAGGACGGACCTCATTGGCCACCAGAGGAGCCACTCGGGGGTCAAGCAGTACACCTGCACGGCCTGCGGCAAGAGCTTCAGCGGGAAGTCGAACCTTAACAGGCACAAGAGAagccacacgggagagaagccctacaCCTGCCTGGTCTGCGGCAGGAGCTTCAGCCACAAAGCACACCTGATTAGGCACGAGaggatccacaccggggagaagccctacaagtgctcaCACTGCATGAAAAGCTTCAATCAGAGTTCTACCCTTACTGCTCACGAGAGAACCCACACGGCAGGGAGGCCGTACAAAAGCTGAGCTCGGACACTGCAGGCGTCTGTCCCGGAGTACAGATCCTAACGGGATTGTGAAGTGATGTGTGCGTGATGTGCTTTTAAAGTTTGTGTGTCGCCTGAGTCAACTTTCAGGCAaagaggatgtgtgtgtgtttctctctctcatatatataggTTCAGAATGGGAGGGGCACATGGCAATGGCACCCCAGGCTTTCTATGAACTGAGGGTTTTCCTTCATTCTCCCCTCTTTATCGATTTGGGAGAGAAAAGAATCCATAATCCTCTCCCCCTCAGCAAAAACAGAATTGCCTGTcattgttagggcgccaacaagttggcgtgctgaagttcagcagtcagtcagataagccaaggtcgaacagtccggatcagaagccagctgaagtcaggtatcagtatggggtcaagagaagccgaagtcagaacagtccaagtcaggaaccagccaagtcagtcagggaaaagccaggagccaggaacaagccgagggtcaggaacaagccaggagtcgggaacaagccaggagtcaggaacaagccaggagtcaggaacagaacgagcaagagcaaccacgcactcagcatagcagttgcaggtgctagtgaagggagcagccagcctttcttaagtagctggcctgcaaccacgtctctttcgagttgcagctgcctctaattgttccctgcgtctctcagctctacgctctaaagctgagaagggaggaggggaagggccctgcctgtttctctcctcacaagggcctgattctggctcgacttcctcctcctcctgttctggtctttccccctctccatctgactcttcctcttccgaggagtgccgccaccagtcttctccaggtacaaactcctccatttccccaggttcttctgtgggtgcagcctcgccgggggggggggggggcttgccaccactcctcctcatctggctcaaccctgataGTCATGAAAGAAGATAGCACTTAGCTTGCTGGCGgaagtttaatccctggcatcttcattttAAAAGGGGGCGAGGACAGTCACAATGATCAAGGGACTGCCCAGAAAGGTCACAGAAAGGCTTTTTAGATTATAGAAAAGACAGGGTGGGAAGACGTGACAGAGGTCTGTAAGTTTAtacagtgtggagaaagtggatggggagATGTTTTTCTTGCTCTTCTCATAATATTAAAACCTCGGGCCACCCAATGAAGCTAGAGGGCAGGAGAACTCAGACCAGCAAAAGGCAAAgtgctgtggaactcactgccccaTGATGCAGTGATGGCTTCCAACTTGGGCAGCTTACGGTGGGTGTTAGACAAATTCACTGAGGTCAtcgctatcagtggctactagtcacaaggactatacctcgggttaagaacttaattcattctggaggtccgttcttaacctgaaactgtccttaacctgaggtaccactttagctaatggggcctcccgctgctgcggcacgatttctgttctcgtcctgaagcaaatttcttaacccaaggtactatttctgggttagcggagtctgtaacttgaagcgtctgtaacctgaggtaccactgtatattaccTACAGTAGTAGAGGCAGCCTGCCCTTGGGTACCAACTGCTGTGGAACATGGGTGGGAGAGTGTTATTGTGCTCAGAAGCATCTAGCAAACCTCTGGGGGAAACAGAGAATGCAGGAGTAGAAAGGCCTTTGGTTTAAGAGAGTAAGAAACACTCATAGGTGTGTGCAAAGAACCAAACAGAACCTCCTCGTGCAGAGGCATTgtatctgaataccagatgctggggtCAAGTATCCCTTTGCCTGACAAAAATGGATCCCGGACCATGGAAATGAATGTCACAATAAATCTGTTGGCTGGACATTTtggattttgattttattttaactgAATCCAGACTAacgcagttccccccccccaaaaaaaaagcatgatgaaaagaaaacacacagagtGTACTCCTGTACACATCTAATCAGACGTATggcctattgagttcaatgagatttagTATGCAGttccagaaactacaactaatccagaatgcggcagctagattggtgactgggagtggccgccaagaccatataacaccggtcctgaaagacatacgttggctcccagtacatttccaggcacaattcaaagtgttggtgctgatctttaaagccccagatggccttggcccagtatacttgaaggagcgtctccacccccatcgttcagcccggacacgggtccagtgctgagggccttctggcggttccctcctttcaagaagtgaggttacagggaaccaggcagagggccttctcagtagtggcgcccaccctgtggaacgccctcccaccagatgtcaaggaaataaacaactatctgacttttagaaggcatgcCACTTTAAAAtcatggcctcccccaaagaatcctggggccTGTAGTttcaaagggtgctgagagtttttggGGGGACCCTCTATTCTCCTCActgacctacaattcccagagttctctggaaaGTGGGAcaggttgttaaaccactctgggaattggtGGTCTCCTCACGGCTCTCTCTGAGGCCATTGCTTCCCTTTGCCTAATGAgtcatccatagctgtcaactttccccttttcttgcgaggaattctatccggaataagggaatttccctttaaaaaaggggaaagttgacagctatgctaatgaCAG is from Lacerta agilis isolate rLacAgi1 chromosome 2, rLacAgi1.pri, whole genome shotgun sequence and encodes:
- the LOC117042693 gene encoding zinc finger protein 883-like, with translation MEEEKQDEEDLPAARPQGSEESKILPEFPDVRIKEEEEAWALNHQTSEENKTSPTAQSGFPEVLVKMEDEPDSEGLEENKAVGASCSGLPAVTVKVEEEEEEPWESDHQGCEEGFTGVVIKVEPEEEPWLSSLQTSQRSAAVSGVQPGNGYAKEEEDFLPGSVKHVEPTRAPSFTMARGSVFRRANQYRAERPQGSQAGKRVCKKPYKCSNYGKAFVWRKYFLAQERGHAGEKPYACSHCGKTFNGRSYLLAHERTHTGEKPHKCSLCGKSFNVRSYLIAHWRTHTGEKPHICSFCGKRFSGRSNLNRHQRSHTGEKPYTCSACGRGFSHKAHMIRHERIHTGEKPYKCSRCPKSFSQSSTLISHERTHTEKPYKCSHCEKSFGQSAKLAAHERSHTGEKPYECPACGKGFNHRSDYVIHERTHTGDKPYACAICGKGFSGRSNLTRHERSHTGEKPYLCSVCGKGFCHKAHLLRHEKIHTGEKPYKCPSCGESFKHRTDLIGHQRSHSGVKQYTCTACGKSFSGKSNLNRHKRSHTGEKPYTCLVCGRSFSHKAHLIRHERIHTGEKPYKCSHCMKSFNQSSTLTAHERTHTAGRPYKS